Proteins found in one Thunnus maccoyii chromosome 5, fThuMac1.1, whole genome shotgun sequence genomic segment:
- the frmd4a gene encoding FERM domain-containing protein 4A isoform X8 produces MTEGRRCQVHLLDDRKLELLVQPKLMAKDLLDLVASHFNLKEKEYFGIAYTDETGHFSWLQLDRRVLEHEFPKKSGPIVLYFCVRFYIESISYLKDNATIELFFLNAKSIIYKELIEVDSDVVFELASYILQEAKGDFTSNDATRSDLKKLPALPTQALKEHPSLAYCEDRVIEHYKKLSGQSRGQAIVNYMSIVESLPTYGVHYYAVKDKQGIPWWLGLSYKGIFQYDHQDKVKPRKVFQWRQLENLYFREKKFSVEVHDPRSRASVTRRTFGHSGIAVHTWYACPALIKSIWAMAISQHQFYLDRKQSKSKIHAARSLSEIAIDLTETGTLKTSKLANMGSKGKIISGSSGSLLSSGSQESDSSQTAKKDMLAALRARQEALEETLRQRLEELKSICIREAELTGKLPKEYPLDPGEEPPTVRRKIGTAFKLDEQKILPKGEEEELERLEREFAIQSQITEAARRLASDPHVSSKKLKKQRKTSYLNALKKLQEIENSINEYRVRSGKKPTQRASLIIEEANIGSEDSSLSDALVLDDDDPQVTGTPTFSPVGSPHKGLPPRPPSHSRPPPPQSLDGLRHLHYTRSDYDKSPIKPKMWSESSLDEPYEKVKKRTSHSSHRRFPSSGSAEAGGSNSLQSSPIRSLPHWSSQSSMPSTPDLRTRTPHYVHSTRSVDISPTRLHSLAQHFRNRSSSLESQGKLLASDPDTHPHTLGTLGSPDFFLGPGRSSNGSDPLDDCSSCTSQSSSEHYYPSGGPLAPGSNPNYSTLGEDSPSKARQRQRQRHRSAGHLGSSNSGSMPNLAAKNGSGGGSGGGGIGGGHHGVYLHSQSQPSSQYRIKEYPLYVEGSPNPVVVRSLESDQEGHYSVKAQFKTSSSYTAGGLYKEAWGGEEGGEGSGRLTPSRSQIVRTPSLGREGGGGGGGGRAAVSEELRCWYQRSSGSLKERSHSHSGSTSSETGSQQGTLGHGRGSRVGTLAKGSPAASPHSQRSMTPSSEHAATPTPPCSPQHILNWQSGSFSDSCFLSSPLCSELADVQWYGHDKAKPGTLV; encoded by the exons atgaCAGAGGGGAGGCGATGTCAGGTCCATCTCCTGGACGACAGGAAGTTGGAGCTCCTTGTGCAG ccgaAGTTGATGGCTAAGGATTTACTGGACCTGGTAGCCTCTCACTTCAACCTCAAGGAGAAGGAGTACTTTGGAATTGCATACACAGACGAAAC GGGACATTTTAGTTGGCTGCAGCTGGACCGCAGGGTATTAGAACACGAGTTCCCCAAGAAGTCCGGTCCCATCGTCCTCTACTTCTGTGTCAG gTTCTACATAGAGAGTATATCCTACCTGAAGGACAATGCCACAATTGAGCTGTTTTTTCTTAATGCCAAGTCCATTATCTACAAG GAGCTTATTGAAGTGGACAGTGATGTTGTCTTCGAATTGGCTTCCTATATTCTACAA GAGGCTAAAGGAGATTTCACCAG TAATGATGCAACCAGGTCTGACCTGAAAAAACTGCCTGCTCTGCCCACCCAGGCCCTAAAGGAGCACCCATCACTGGCCTACTG TGAAGACCGGGTCATAGAGCATTACAAGAAGCTCAGTGGGCAGTCCAGAGGGCAAGCTATTGTAAA TTATATGAGCATTGTGGAGTCTCTGCCCACATATGGAGTACATTATTATGCTGTAAAG gaCAAGCAGGGGATTCCGTGGTGGCTCGGCCTGAGCTATAAAGGTATCTTCCAGTATGACCACCAGGACAAAGTCAAGCCCAGGAAG GTGTTCCAATGGCGTCAGCTGGAGAACCTCTACTTCAGAGAGAAGAAGTTTTCAGTGGAAGTTCATGACCCCAGGAG TAGGGCGTCTGTGACAAGAAGGACGTTTGGTCACAGCGGCATTGCTGTGCATACCTGGTACGCCTGTCCTGCCCTCATCAAGTCCATCTGGGCCATGGCCATCAGCCAACACCAGTTCTACCTGGACCGCAAGCAGAGCAAG TCAAAGATCCATGCAGCACGGAGTTTGAGTGAGATCGCAATAGACCTTACGGAAACAGGAACGCTGAAGACCTCCAAACTGGCCAACATGGGCAGCAAGGGCAAGATCATCAGTGGCAGCAGTGGTAGTCTTCTCTCCtcag GCTCTCAGGAATCAGACAGCTCCCAGACAGCAAAGAAGGACATGCTGGCAGCACTGAGGGCCAGGCAGGAAGCTCTGGAAGAAACACTAAGGCAGAGACTAGAGGAACTCAAGAGCATCTGCATCAGAGAAGCG GAGCTGACAGGAAAACTTCCCAAGGAATATCCACTTGATCCAGGAGAGGAACCACCCACAGTGAGAAGGAAGATTGGTACCGCATTCAAACTGGACGAGCAGAAAATTCTTCCTAAGGGAGAG GAAGAGGAGCTGGAGCGTTTGGAGAGGGAGTTTGCTATTCAGTCCCAGATTACGGAGGCAGCCAGGCGTCTTGCCAGCGATCCTCATGTGAGCAGTAAGAAGctgaagaaacagaggaaaacttCTTATCTGAACGCACTGAAGAAGCTCCAGGAAATTGAGAACTCTATCAATGAGTACCGAGTCCGGTCTGGCAAGAAGCCTACTCAAAGGGCGTCACTTATTATCGAAG AGGCCAATATCGGCTCTGAAGACAGTTCACTGTCTGACGCACTGGTCTTGGATGATG ATGATCCTCAAGTCACAGGTACCCCAACCTTCTCCCCAGTAGGATCGCCTCACAAGGGCCTCCCCCCTCGGCCACCATCTCACAGTCGGCCCCCTCCACCGCAGTCCCTGGATGGCCTGAGACACCTGCACTACACACGCTCTGACTACGATAAATCACCCATTAAACCCAAAATGTGGAGCGAATCGTCACTGGATGAGCCCTATGAAAAAGTCAAGAAACGCACCTCTCACTCCAG TCACAGGCGTTTCCCAAGCTCCGGCAGTGCAGAAGCAGGAGGTAGTAACTCTCTGCAGAGCAGCCCCATCAGGAGCCTTCCTCACTGGAGTTCTCAGTCCAGCATGCCGTCGACTCCGGACCTGAGGACAAGGACCCCACATTACGTACATTCCACTAG GTCAGTGGACATCAGTCCCACACGTCTGCACAGTCTCGCTCAGCACTTTAGGAACCGCAGCTCCAGCCTTGAGTCTCAGGGCAAGCTGTTGGCGTCCGACCCCGACACACACCCGCACACCCTGGGCACACTGGGCAGCCCTGACTTCTTCTTGGGCCCAGGACGTAGCTCCAATGGCTCTGACCCATTGGACGACTGCTCATCCTGCACCAGCCAGAGCAGCTCAGAGCATTACTATCCCTCTGGTGGACCCCTGGCCCCCGGCAGCAATCCTAACTACTCCACCCTGGGAGAGGACTCACCCTCCAAAGCAAGGCAGAGGCAGAGGCAAAGGCACAG GTCTGCAGGTCATCTGGGGTCCTCTAACTCCGGCTCCATGCCAAACCTGGCAGCTAAGAACGGCTCCGGTGGAGGCTCAGGTGGAGGCGGGATAGGAGGAGGACACCACGGAGTCTACCTCCACAGCCAGAGCCAACCCTCCTCCCAGTACCGCATCAAGGAGTACCCATTATATGTGGAGGGTAGCCCCAACCCGGTGGTGGTGCGAAGCCTGGAGAGTGATCAGGAGGGCCACTACAGCGTGAAGGCCCAGTTCAAGACCTCCAGCTCCTACACGGCCGGGGGACTGTACAAGGAGGCctggggaggagaggagggaggagaggggagtggCCGACTCACGCCGTCCCGCTCCCAGATTGTACGGACTCCGTCATTGGGGCGAGAGGGTGGTGGAGgcggaggaggggggagggcaGCGGTGTCTGAAGAGCTGCGATGCTGGTACCAGAGGTCCTCAGGGAGCCTGAAGGAAAGGAGTCACTCACATTCAGGATCCACTTCCTCCGAGACGGGGTCACAGCAAGGCACTCTAGGACACGGTCGGGGGAGTCGGGTAGGAACACTCGCCAAGGGCTCACCGG
- the frmd4a gene encoding FERM domain-containing protein 4A isoform X6, whose product MVVQGAVTPGRTRRLMLKLPVGTLRRNSGERMTEGRRCQVHLLDDRKLELLVQPKLMAKDLLDLVASHFNLKEKEYFGIAYTDETGHFSWLQLDRRVLEHEFPKKSGPIVLYFCVRFYIESISYLKDNATIELFFLNAKSIIYKELIEVDSDVVFELASYILQEAKGDFTSNDATRSDLKKLPALPTQALKEHPSLAYCEDRVIEHYKKLSGQSRGQAIVNYMSIVESLPTYGVHYYAVKDKQGIPWWLGLSYKGIFQYDHQDKVKPRKVFQWRQLENLYFREKKFSVEVHDPRSRASVTRRTFGHSGIAVHTWYACPALIKSIWAMAISQHQFYLDRKQSKSKIHAARSLSEIAIDLTETGTLKTSKLANMGSKGKIISGSSGSLLSSGSQESDSSQTAKKDMLAALRARQEALEETLRQRLEELKSICIREAELTGKLPKEYPLDPGEEPPTVRRKIGTAFKLDEQKILPKGEEEELERLEREFAIQSQITEAARRLASDPHVSSKKLKKQRKTSYLNALKKLQEIENSINEYRVRSGKKPTQRASLIIEEANIGSEDSSLSDALVLDDDDPQVTGTPTFSPVGSPHKGLPPRPPSHSRPPPPQSLDGLRHLHYTRSDYDKSPIKPKMWSESSLDEPYEKVKKRTSHSSHRRFPSSGSAEAGGSNSLQSSPIRSLPHWSSQSSMPSTPDLRTRTPHYVHSTRSVDISPTRLHSLAQHFRNRSSSLESQGKLLASDPDTHPHTLGTLGSPDFFLGPGRSSNGSDPLDDCSSCTSQSSSEHYYPSGGPLAPGSNPNYSTLGEDSPSKARQRQRQRHRSAGHLGSSNSGSMPNLAAKNGSGGGSGGGGIGGGHHGVYLHSQSQPSSQYRIKEYPLYVEGSPNPVVVRSLESDQEGHYSVKAQFKTSSSYTAGGLYKEAWGGEEGGEGSGRLTPSRSQIVRTPSLGREGGGGGGGGRAAVSEELRCWYQRSSGSLKERSHSHSGSTSSETGSQQGTLGHGRGSRVGTLAKGSPAASPHSQRSMTPSSEHAATPTPPCSPQHILNWQSGSFSDSCFLSSPLCSELADVQWYGHDKAKPGTLV is encoded by the exons atgaCAGAGGGGAGGCGATGTCAGGTCCATCTCCTGGACGACAGGAAGTTGGAGCTCCTTGTGCAG ccgaAGTTGATGGCTAAGGATTTACTGGACCTGGTAGCCTCTCACTTCAACCTCAAGGAGAAGGAGTACTTTGGAATTGCATACACAGACGAAAC GGGACATTTTAGTTGGCTGCAGCTGGACCGCAGGGTATTAGAACACGAGTTCCCCAAGAAGTCCGGTCCCATCGTCCTCTACTTCTGTGTCAG gTTCTACATAGAGAGTATATCCTACCTGAAGGACAATGCCACAATTGAGCTGTTTTTTCTTAATGCCAAGTCCATTATCTACAAG GAGCTTATTGAAGTGGACAGTGATGTTGTCTTCGAATTGGCTTCCTATATTCTACAA GAGGCTAAAGGAGATTTCACCAG TAATGATGCAACCAGGTCTGACCTGAAAAAACTGCCTGCTCTGCCCACCCAGGCCCTAAAGGAGCACCCATCACTGGCCTACTG TGAAGACCGGGTCATAGAGCATTACAAGAAGCTCAGTGGGCAGTCCAGAGGGCAAGCTATTGTAAA TTATATGAGCATTGTGGAGTCTCTGCCCACATATGGAGTACATTATTATGCTGTAAAG gaCAAGCAGGGGATTCCGTGGTGGCTCGGCCTGAGCTATAAAGGTATCTTCCAGTATGACCACCAGGACAAAGTCAAGCCCAGGAAG GTGTTCCAATGGCGTCAGCTGGAGAACCTCTACTTCAGAGAGAAGAAGTTTTCAGTGGAAGTTCATGACCCCAGGAG TAGGGCGTCTGTGACAAGAAGGACGTTTGGTCACAGCGGCATTGCTGTGCATACCTGGTACGCCTGTCCTGCCCTCATCAAGTCCATCTGGGCCATGGCCATCAGCCAACACCAGTTCTACCTGGACCGCAAGCAGAGCAAG TCAAAGATCCATGCAGCACGGAGTTTGAGTGAGATCGCAATAGACCTTACGGAAACAGGAACGCTGAAGACCTCCAAACTGGCCAACATGGGCAGCAAGGGCAAGATCATCAGTGGCAGCAGTGGTAGTCTTCTCTCCtcag GCTCTCAGGAATCAGACAGCTCCCAGACAGCAAAGAAGGACATGCTGGCAGCACTGAGGGCCAGGCAGGAAGCTCTGGAAGAAACACTAAGGCAGAGACTAGAGGAACTCAAGAGCATCTGCATCAGAGAAGCG GAGCTGACAGGAAAACTTCCCAAGGAATATCCACTTGATCCAGGAGAGGAACCACCCACAGTGAGAAGGAAGATTGGTACCGCATTCAAACTGGACGAGCAGAAAATTCTTCCTAAGGGAGAG GAAGAGGAGCTGGAGCGTTTGGAGAGGGAGTTTGCTATTCAGTCCCAGATTACGGAGGCAGCCAGGCGTCTTGCCAGCGATCCTCATGTGAGCAGTAAGAAGctgaagaaacagaggaaaacttCTTATCTGAACGCACTGAAGAAGCTCCAGGAAATTGAGAACTCTATCAATGAGTACCGAGTCCGGTCTGGCAAGAAGCCTACTCAAAGGGCGTCACTTATTATCGAAG AGGCCAATATCGGCTCTGAAGACAGTTCACTGTCTGACGCACTGGTCTTGGATGATG ATGATCCTCAAGTCACAGGTACCCCAACCTTCTCCCCAGTAGGATCGCCTCACAAGGGCCTCCCCCCTCGGCCACCATCTCACAGTCGGCCCCCTCCACCGCAGTCCCTGGATGGCCTGAGACACCTGCACTACACACGCTCTGACTACGATAAATCACCCATTAAACCCAAAATGTGGAGCGAATCGTCACTGGATGAGCCCTATGAAAAAGTCAAGAAACGCACCTCTCACTCCAG TCACAGGCGTTTCCCAAGCTCCGGCAGTGCAGAAGCAGGAGGTAGTAACTCTCTGCAGAGCAGCCCCATCAGGAGCCTTCCTCACTGGAGTTCTCAGTCCAGCATGCCGTCGACTCCGGACCTGAGGACAAGGACCCCACATTACGTACATTCCACTAG GTCAGTGGACATCAGTCCCACACGTCTGCACAGTCTCGCTCAGCACTTTAGGAACCGCAGCTCCAGCCTTGAGTCTCAGGGCAAGCTGTTGGCGTCCGACCCCGACACACACCCGCACACCCTGGGCACACTGGGCAGCCCTGACTTCTTCTTGGGCCCAGGACGTAGCTCCAATGGCTCTGACCCATTGGACGACTGCTCATCCTGCACCAGCCAGAGCAGCTCAGAGCATTACTATCCCTCTGGTGGACCCCTGGCCCCCGGCAGCAATCCTAACTACTCCACCCTGGGAGAGGACTCACCCTCCAAAGCAAGGCAGAGGCAGAGGCAAAGGCACAG GTCTGCAGGTCATCTGGGGTCCTCTAACTCCGGCTCCATGCCAAACCTGGCAGCTAAGAACGGCTCCGGTGGAGGCTCAGGTGGAGGCGGGATAGGAGGAGGACACCACGGAGTCTACCTCCACAGCCAGAGCCAACCCTCCTCCCAGTACCGCATCAAGGAGTACCCATTATATGTGGAGGGTAGCCCCAACCCGGTGGTGGTGCGAAGCCTGGAGAGTGATCAGGAGGGCCACTACAGCGTGAAGGCCCAGTTCAAGACCTCCAGCTCCTACACGGCCGGGGGACTGTACAAGGAGGCctggggaggagaggagggaggagaggggagtggCCGACTCACGCCGTCCCGCTCCCAGATTGTACGGACTCCGTCATTGGGGCGAGAGGGTGGTGGAGgcggaggaggggggagggcaGCGGTGTCTGAAGAGCTGCGATGCTGGTACCAGAGGTCCTCAGGGAGCCTGAAGGAAAGGAGTCACTCACATTCAGGATCCACTTCCTCCGAGACGGGGTCACAGCAAGGCACTCTAGGACACGGTCGGGGGAGTCGGGTAGGAACACTCGCCAAGGGCTCACCGG
- the frmd4a gene encoding FERM domain-containing protein 4A isoform X3, which translates to MTEGRRCQVHLLDDRKLELLVQPKLMAKDLLDLVASHFNLKEKEYFGIAYTDETGHFSWLQLDRRVLEHEFPKKSGPIVLYFCVRFYIESISYLKDNATIELFFLNAKSIIYKELIEVDSDVVFELASYILQEAKGDFTSNDATRSDLKKLPALPTQALKEHPSLAYCEDRVIEHYKKLSGQSRGQAIVNYMSIVESLPTYGVHYYAVKDKQGIPWWLGLSYKGIFQYDHQDKVKPRKVFQWRQLENLYFREKKFSVEVHDPRSRASVTRRTFGHSGIAVHTWYACPALIKSIWAMAISQHQFYLDRKQSKSKIHAARSLSEIAIDLTETGTLKTSKLANMGSKGKIISGSSGSLLSSGSQESDSSQTAKKDMLAALRARQEALEETLRQRLEELKSICIREAELTGKLPKEYPLDPGEEPPTVRRKIGTAFKLDEQKILPKGEEEELERLEREFAIQSQITEAARRLASDPHVSSKKLKKQRKTSYLNALKKLQEIENSINEYRVRSGKKPTQRASLIIEEANIGSEDSSLSDALVLDDDDPQVTGTPTFSPVGSPHKGLPPRPPSHSRPPPPQSLDGLRHLHYTRSDYDKSPIKPKMWSESSLDEPYEKVKKRTSHSSHRRFPSSGSAEAGGSNSLQSSPIRSLPHWSSQSSMPSTPDLRTRTPHYVHSTRSVDISPTRLHSLAQHFRNRSSSLESQGKLLASDPDTHPHTLGTLGSPDFFLGPGRSSNGSDPLDDCSSCTSQSSSEHYYPSGGPLAPGSNPNYSTLGEDSPSKARQRQRQRHRSAGHLGSSNSGSMPNLAAKNGSGGGSGGGGIGGGHHGVYLHSQSQPSSQYRIKEYPLYVEGSPNPVVVRSLESDQEGHYSVKAQFKTSSSYTAGGLYKEAWGGEEGGEGSGRLTPSRSQIVRTPSLGREGGGGGGGGRAAVSEELRCWYQRSSGSLKERSHSHSGSTSSETGSQQGTLGHGRGSRVGTLAKGSPAASPHSQRSMTPSSEHAATPTPPCSPQHILNWQSGGTADSSPTEDVCQSPPQPGSDA; encoded by the exons atgaCAGAGGGGAGGCGATGTCAGGTCCATCTCCTGGACGACAGGAAGTTGGAGCTCCTTGTGCAG ccgaAGTTGATGGCTAAGGATTTACTGGACCTGGTAGCCTCTCACTTCAACCTCAAGGAGAAGGAGTACTTTGGAATTGCATACACAGACGAAAC GGGACATTTTAGTTGGCTGCAGCTGGACCGCAGGGTATTAGAACACGAGTTCCCCAAGAAGTCCGGTCCCATCGTCCTCTACTTCTGTGTCAG gTTCTACATAGAGAGTATATCCTACCTGAAGGACAATGCCACAATTGAGCTGTTTTTTCTTAATGCCAAGTCCATTATCTACAAG GAGCTTATTGAAGTGGACAGTGATGTTGTCTTCGAATTGGCTTCCTATATTCTACAA GAGGCTAAAGGAGATTTCACCAG TAATGATGCAACCAGGTCTGACCTGAAAAAACTGCCTGCTCTGCCCACCCAGGCCCTAAAGGAGCACCCATCACTGGCCTACTG TGAAGACCGGGTCATAGAGCATTACAAGAAGCTCAGTGGGCAGTCCAGAGGGCAAGCTATTGTAAA TTATATGAGCATTGTGGAGTCTCTGCCCACATATGGAGTACATTATTATGCTGTAAAG gaCAAGCAGGGGATTCCGTGGTGGCTCGGCCTGAGCTATAAAGGTATCTTCCAGTATGACCACCAGGACAAAGTCAAGCCCAGGAAG GTGTTCCAATGGCGTCAGCTGGAGAACCTCTACTTCAGAGAGAAGAAGTTTTCAGTGGAAGTTCATGACCCCAGGAG TAGGGCGTCTGTGACAAGAAGGACGTTTGGTCACAGCGGCATTGCTGTGCATACCTGGTACGCCTGTCCTGCCCTCATCAAGTCCATCTGGGCCATGGCCATCAGCCAACACCAGTTCTACCTGGACCGCAAGCAGAGCAAG TCAAAGATCCATGCAGCACGGAGTTTGAGTGAGATCGCAATAGACCTTACGGAAACAGGAACGCTGAAGACCTCCAAACTGGCCAACATGGGCAGCAAGGGCAAGATCATCAGTGGCAGCAGTGGTAGTCTTCTCTCCtcag GCTCTCAGGAATCAGACAGCTCCCAGACAGCAAAGAAGGACATGCTGGCAGCACTGAGGGCCAGGCAGGAAGCTCTGGAAGAAACACTAAGGCAGAGACTAGAGGAACTCAAGAGCATCTGCATCAGAGAAGCG GAGCTGACAGGAAAACTTCCCAAGGAATATCCACTTGATCCAGGAGAGGAACCACCCACAGTGAGAAGGAAGATTGGTACCGCATTCAAACTGGACGAGCAGAAAATTCTTCCTAAGGGAGAG GAAGAGGAGCTGGAGCGTTTGGAGAGGGAGTTTGCTATTCAGTCCCAGATTACGGAGGCAGCCAGGCGTCTTGCCAGCGATCCTCATGTGAGCAGTAAGAAGctgaagaaacagaggaaaacttCTTATCTGAACGCACTGAAGAAGCTCCAGGAAATTGAGAACTCTATCAATGAGTACCGAGTCCGGTCTGGCAAGAAGCCTACTCAAAGGGCGTCACTTATTATCGAAG AGGCCAATATCGGCTCTGAAGACAGTTCACTGTCTGACGCACTGGTCTTGGATGATG ATGATCCTCAAGTCACAGGTACCCCAACCTTCTCCCCAGTAGGATCGCCTCACAAGGGCCTCCCCCCTCGGCCACCATCTCACAGTCGGCCCCCTCCACCGCAGTCCCTGGATGGCCTGAGACACCTGCACTACACACGCTCTGACTACGATAAATCACCCATTAAACCCAAAATGTGGAGCGAATCGTCACTGGATGAGCCCTATGAAAAAGTCAAGAAACGCACCTCTCACTCCAG TCACAGGCGTTTCCCAAGCTCCGGCAGTGCAGAAGCAGGAGGTAGTAACTCTCTGCAGAGCAGCCCCATCAGGAGCCTTCCTCACTGGAGTTCTCAGTCCAGCATGCCGTCGACTCCGGACCTGAGGACAAGGACCCCACATTACGTACATTCCACTAG GTCAGTGGACATCAGTCCCACACGTCTGCACAGTCTCGCTCAGCACTTTAGGAACCGCAGCTCCAGCCTTGAGTCTCAGGGCAAGCTGTTGGCGTCCGACCCCGACACACACCCGCACACCCTGGGCACACTGGGCAGCCCTGACTTCTTCTTGGGCCCAGGACGTAGCTCCAATGGCTCTGACCCATTGGACGACTGCTCATCCTGCACCAGCCAGAGCAGCTCAGAGCATTACTATCCCTCTGGTGGACCCCTGGCCCCCGGCAGCAATCCTAACTACTCCACCCTGGGAGAGGACTCACCCTCCAAAGCAAGGCAGAGGCAGAGGCAAAGGCACAG GTCTGCAGGTCATCTGGGGTCCTCTAACTCCGGCTCCATGCCAAACCTGGCAGCTAAGAACGGCTCCGGTGGAGGCTCAGGTGGAGGCGGGATAGGAGGAGGACACCACGGAGTCTACCTCCACAGCCAGAGCCAACCCTCCTCCCAGTACCGCATCAAGGAGTACCCATTATATGTGGAGGGTAGCCCCAACCCGGTGGTGGTGCGAAGCCTGGAGAGTGATCAGGAGGGCCACTACAGCGTGAAGGCCCAGTTCAAGACCTCCAGCTCCTACACGGCCGGGGGACTGTACAAGGAGGCctggggaggagaggagggaggagaggggagtggCCGACTCACGCCGTCCCGCTCCCAGATTGTACGGACTCCGTCATTGGGGCGAGAGGGTGGTGGAGgcggaggaggggggagggcaGCGGTGTCTGAAGAGCTGCGATGCTGGTACCAGAGGTCCTCAGGGAGCCTGAAGGAAAGGAGTCACTCACATTCAGGATCCACTTCCTCCGAGACGGGGTCACAGCAAGGCACTCTAGGACACGGTCGGGGGAGTCGGGTAGGAACACTCGCCAAGGGCTCACCGG